The proteins below come from a single Cylindrospermopsis raciborskii Cr2010 genomic window:
- a CDS encoding 6-pyruvoyl trahydropterin synthase family protein, which yields MPRWKLSTEFTFDSAHYIKDYKGPCGRMHGHTYRVKMEVTSSQLHSSEYCPHPVMVADFKSLRWAKKDVTQGGLDHCVLNEVLPPEYETTAEMIAKYIYDETKRRLPTGVKLKVAVSETPNSWAEYEDD from the coding sequence ATGCCCAGATGGAAATTATCTACGGAATTTACATTTGACAGTGCCCACTACATCAAAGATTATAAAGGACCCTGTGGGAGAATGCACGGTCACACTTATAGAGTGAAAATGGAGGTCACATCATCACAACTCCATAGCTCAGAATACTGTCCCCATCCCGTTATGGTGGCTGATTTTAAAAGTTTACGCTGGGCTAAAAAGGATGTTACCCAGGGAGGTTTAGATCACTGTGTGCTAAATGAGGTTTTACCACCTGAGTACGAAACAACTGCGGAAATGATTGCTAAATATATTTATGATGAAACTAAAAGACGCTTGCCAACGGGGGTGAAACTCAAGGTAGCAGTGTCGGAAACACCTAATTCTTGGGCTGAATATGAGGATGATTAA
- a CDS encoding NAD(P)H-quinone oxidoreductase subunit F has translation MSQYLLETVWLVPGYALLGGLLALPWSPGIIKRTGPRPAGYVNLITTFLAFLHSAIAFTATWNHPAKEVFIPWLSTAGLNLTINLELSSITVGALVVITGLNFLAQVYAVGYMEMDWGWGRFYSLLGFFEAGLCALVLCNNLFFSYVVLEILTLGTYLLVGLWFSQPLVVTGARDAFLTKRVGDLFLLMGVLGLWTLAGTWDYQDLATWAQTAKVDPTIITLVCLALIAGPMGKCAQFPLHLWLDEAMEGPIPSTILRNSVVVASGAWVLIQLQPVFSLSPIASTTMIAIGAVTAVGGSLIAIAQIDIKRCLSYSVSTYMGLVFIAVGTQQDEAALLLVLTHALSAALLVMSTGGIVWNSVTQDVTQLGGLWSRRPISGLAFIVGTLGLIAFPPLGSFWALLKLADGIWANHPWLVGIIIAVNALTAFSLTREFGLIFGGKPKQMSERSPEAIWLMVLPMMVLFGLVLHLPLILQSLSLLPSWTALQKDVALLLIWSSIFGVSISAVIYLGNIPKPIALPWKGLQNLLAYDFYTPKLYKVTIIFGVAQLSKLADIVDRFVVDGIVNFVGLFSLLGGESLKYSNSGQTQFYAFTVLVGVAVLGAWATWPFWSVQFMNLVF, from the coding sequence ATGTCCCAATACTTGCTAGAAACCGTTTGGTTGGTTCCTGGCTATGCTTTATTAGGTGGTCTTTTGGCATTACCCTGGTCTCCGGGGATAATTAAACGCACAGGACCAAGACCAGCTGGTTATGTCAATTTAATAACAACATTTTTGGCCTTTTTACATTCAGCAATTGCTTTTACAGCCACTTGGAACCATCCAGCTAAAGAAGTCTTCATTCCATGGCTATCTACCGCTGGGTTAAACCTAACCATTAATCTGGAACTATCTTCAATTACGGTTGGTGCCCTAGTTGTAATCACCGGATTAAACTTTCTTGCCCAGGTTTATGCTGTGGGCTATATGGAAATGGACTGGGGATGGGGACGCTTTTACTCCCTGTTAGGATTTTTTGAAGCCGGGTTATGTGCATTAGTTCTGTGCAATAACCTATTCTTCAGTTACGTGGTTTTAGAAATCCTGACCCTGGGAACCTACCTATTAGTAGGTTTATGGTTTAGTCAACCCCTGGTGGTAACTGGTGCAAGAGATGCTTTCTTAACCAAACGGGTAGGTGACCTATTCCTGTTGATGGGAGTTCTAGGACTATGGACATTAGCAGGAACTTGGGATTACCAAGATCTAGCCACCTGGGCACAGACAGCTAAAGTAGACCCCACCATTATCACCTTAGTTTGTTTAGCTCTAATCGCTGGACCCATGGGTAAATGCGCTCAGTTCCCCCTTCACCTATGGTTAGACGAAGCTATGGAAGGACCTATTCCCAGTACCATACTCCGGAACTCCGTAGTAGTTGCCAGTGGAGCTTGGGTTCTAATCCAACTCCAACCCGTATTTAGCTTATCACCAATAGCTTCCACCACCATGATTGCCATTGGTGCAGTTACAGCAGTGGGTGGTTCCCTAATTGCGATCGCTCAAATTGACATTAAACGTTGTTTATCCTATTCAGTTAGTACCTATATGGGACTAGTTTTTATTGCAGTAGGTACTCAGCAAGACGAAGCTGCCTTACTACTAGTCCTCACCCATGCTTTATCCGCAGCATTATTAGTAATGAGTACGGGGGGAATAGTTTGGAATAGCGTTACCCAAGATGTAACTCAACTGGGTGGTTTATGGTCACGGCGTCCAATTTCCGGTTTAGCATTCATTGTCGGAACTTTAGGTTTAATAGCTTTTCCTCCCCTGGGTAGTTTTTGGGCCCTTCTGAAATTGGCCGATGGGATATGGGCAAATCACCCTTGGTTAGTGGGAATTATTATTGCAGTAAACGCCCTAACAGCTTTTAGTTTAACCAGAGAATTTGGTTTAATATTTGGTGGTAAACCCAAACAAATGAGTGAACGTTCACCAGAAGCCATTTGGTTGATGGTTTTACCCATGATGGTATTATTTGGTCTGGTTTTACATTTACCACTAATCTTGCAAAGTTTATCCTTACTACCCAGTTGGACCGCATTACAAAAAGATGTGGCACTGCTGTTAATTTGGTCTAGCATTTTTGGTGTCAGTATTAGTGCTGTCATTTACTTGGGTAACATTCCCAAACCAATTGCCTTACCCTGGAAAGGCCTACAGAACCTGTTAGCTTATGACTTTTACACCCCCAAACTCTATAAAGTTACCATCATTTTTGGAGTTGCCCAGCTTTCTAAACTAGCTGACATTGTAGATAGATTTGTGGTTGATGGGATAGTGAATTTCGTGGGTTTATTCTCCCTTTTAGGAGGAGAAAGTTTGAAGTACAGCAACAGTGGACAAACCCAATTTTATGCCTTCACCGTCTTAGTTGGTGTTGCTGTTTTAGGAGCTTGGGCAACCTGGCCTTTTTGGAGTGTTCAATTTATGAATCTAGTTTTTTAA
- a CDS encoding NADH-quinone oxidoreductase subunit M yields MLSVLIWLPIIGAAIISILPDTIIPKNRVRLVSLTIAFLVLLWNAFILLKFDITNPGMQFSEYLPWNETLGLAYQLGVDGLSILMLILNSLLTWIAIYSSSENTERPKLFYSLVLLVSGGVAGAFLAQNLLLFFLFYELELIPFYLLISIWGGNKRAYAGMKFLIYTAVSGALILATFLGIVWLSGSHSFTLDAVKTQNLSTTMQIVLLAGIILGFGIKIPLIPFHTWLPDAYVEASAPIAILLGGILAKLGTYGLLRFGFGLFPQAWNVVAPTLAIWGAISAIYGAVVAISQKDIKRMVAYSSIGHMGYILLAAASGTKLALVGAVAQMFSHGLILAILFHLVGIIEAKVGTRELDKLNGLMSPIRGLPIVSALLVLGGMASAGIPGLTGFIAEFIVFQGSFSSFPIPTLLCVASSGLTAVYFVILLNRTCFGKLNNDLAYYPKVVWAEKIPALVLAGLIIFLGVQPTWLVRWNETTTSAMVGAIPTAGKIIISQVETNQHQQ; encoded by the coding sequence ATGTTGAGCGTTTTAATTTGGTTACCCATCATTGGTGCTGCCATTATCAGTATCCTACCCGATACAATCATCCCTAAAAATAGGGTTCGACTAGTATCGTTAACTATTGCGTTTCTAGTTCTGCTATGGAACGCATTTATCCTGCTGAAATTCGACATCACCAATCCGGGAATGCAGTTTTCAGAATATCTACCTTGGAATGAAACCTTGGGTCTAGCTTATCAACTAGGTGTTGATGGACTATCAATCCTCATGTTGATATTGAACAGCTTGTTAACCTGGATTGCAATCTATAGCAGTAGCGAAAATACCGAACGTCCTAAACTTTTCTACTCCCTGGTTTTATTAGTTTCCGGTGGAGTTGCTGGTGCATTCCTAGCTCAAAACCTATTACTGTTCTTCCTGTTCTACGAACTGGAACTAATTCCCTTTTACCTATTAATTTCTATATGGGGGGGTAACAAACGAGCTTATGCTGGAATGAAATTCCTGATTTACACAGCAGTATCAGGAGCGTTAATTTTAGCCACCTTCTTAGGAATAGTCTGGTTAAGTGGTTCCCACAGTTTTACCCTAGATGCTGTGAAGACTCAAAACCTTTCTACAACCATGCAGATAGTTTTATTAGCAGGCATAATTTTAGGTTTTGGCATTAAAATTCCCCTAATTCCCTTTCACACCTGGTTACCAGATGCTTACGTGGAAGCATCTGCTCCCATTGCTATTTTACTGGGTGGAATCCTAGCGAAATTGGGAACCTACGGACTGTTAAGATTTGGATTTGGCTTATTTCCCCAAGCATGGAATGTGGTAGCACCCACATTAGCAATATGGGGAGCTATTAGCGCCATTTATGGAGCAGTAGTAGCCATTTCTCAAAAAGATATCAAGCGGATGGTAGCTTATAGTTCCATCGGTCACATGGGTTATATTTTGCTTGCAGCTGCTTCTGGGACTAAACTAGCTTTAGTGGGTGCGGTGGCACAAATGTTTAGTCATGGTCTAATATTAGCCATTCTCTTCCATTTAGTAGGAATTATCGAAGCGAAAGTTGGTACTAGAGAACTAGATAAACTGAATGGTTTGATGAGTCCAATTCGGGGACTACCCATTGTCAGTGCATTACTTGTTCTAGGGGGTATGGCCAGCGCTGGTATTCCTGGTTTAACGGGGTTTATTGCGGAGTTTATTGTTTTCCAAGGAAGTTTTTCTAGCTTCCCCATACCCACACTCCTATGTGTTGCATCCTCTGGTTTAACAGCGGTTTACTTTGTGATTCTACTCAACCGCACCTGTTTTGGTAAACTTAATAATGATCTTGCCTATTATCCCAAAGTAGTATGGGCAGAAAAAATACCTGCTCTAGTACTAGCTGGACTAATTATCTTTTTAGGAGTGCAACCAACTTGGTTAGTGCGTTGGAATGAAACTACAACTTCTGCCATGGTAGGTGCCATTCCCACAGCGGGGAAAATCATTATTTCCCAAGTAGAAACAAATCAGCATCAGCAGTAA
- a CDS encoding CO2 hydration protein — MVQTVPKPTSKLPPSTHEFADIIHRLEAGGSMLPDTPENLMQIIGIYKAYAVPMDFYWRDLLYIGERVFLNPLPAFKYFLPQEYLDLHNHYAGDDADLRIWRGEATAHPELLAFMEKGETGKIPKLFHHLLHDRINMEFAEACMQAMLWHRKMYAPVNQFDAYLDSEEYKANADQAIKAYFRKNLPMLALYKLFPDMFLEQCRMMSYYANLGLFWEVMAPVFFEMSDIYDEGGFSGVPDAMNFLINGIFAIAGRPIYHHVYVDGKCYEVIPKSKGFTWLYEGALPYVEAVFYRTAPFRGTKSYNAQAGQVPNDQKDFHYGILYADVFPVGTAGIPPTLLMQDMLHFLPPYLVDYYKQHCRGEDDMLIQLGITFQRSMYNVTSAVIQALRTALLYPLDDTNPRHLQANRDFFESQLNRFTRVEYGMRDAAKLRSIQSPNYR, encoded by the coding sequence ATGGTACAAACAGTCCCCAAACCCACCAGTAAACTACCACCATCAACCCATGAATTTGCGGATATCATTCATCGGTTAGAAGCTGGTGGTTCCATGCTACCAGATACACCAGAAAACCTCATGCAAATCATTGGCATTTATAAAGCATACGCTGTGCCAATGGACTTCTATTGGAGAGATTTGCTATACATTGGTGAAAGAGTCTTTTTAAATCCCCTTCCTGCTTTTAAATACTTCCTACCGCAAGAATACTTAGACCTACATAATCATTATGCTGGAGACGATGCGGATTTAAGAATTTGGCGAGGTGAAGCGACAGCACATCCGGAACTTTTGGCATTCATGGAAAAGGGTGAAACCGGGAAAATACCCAAACTATTCCACCATTTACTCCATGACAGAATCAACATGGAATTTGCGGAAGCTTGTATGCAAGCCATGCTTTGGCATCGTAAAATGTATGCTCCCGTAAACCAATTTGATGCCTATTTAGACTCAGAAGAATATAAAGCTAATGCTGACCAAGCCATCAAAGCCTACTTTCGGAAAAACCTCCCCATGTTGGCACTTTATAAACTGTTCCCAGACATGTTTTTAGAACAGTGTCGGATGATGTCTTACTATGCCAACTTAGGACTGTTTTGGGAAGTAATGGCACCCGTATTTTTTGAAATGTCAGATATTTATGATGAAGGGGGTTTCTCCGGTGTTCCCGATGCCATGAATTTTCTGATAAATGGCATTTTTGCCATTGCTGGTCGTCCCATTTATCATCATGTTTACGTTGATGGCAAATGTTATGAAGTTATCCCCAAATCCAAAGGTTTCACTTGGTTATATGAAGGAGCTCTACCCTATGTAGAAGCTGTGTTTTACCGCACTGCACCATTTAGAGGAACAAAATCATATAACGCTCAAGCTGGACAAGTGCCAAATGACCAAAAAGACTTTCACTATGGTATTCTCTATGCTGATGTATTCCCCGTAGGAACTGCGGGTATTCCCCCCACCTTGCTGATGCAGGATATGCTGCATTTCCTCCCCCCCTACTTGGTAGATTACTATAAACAACATTGTCGAGGTGAGGATGATATGTTGATTCAGTTGGGAATTACCTTCCAGCGTTCCATGTACAATGTCACATCTGCTGTAATTCAAGCATTGAGAACAGCTCTTTTATATCCACTGGATGACACCAACCCTCGTCACTTGCAGGCAAATCGAGACTTCTTTGAATCCCAACTAAACCGTTTTACCCGTGTCGAATATGGAATGCGAGATGCAGCTAAATTGCGAAGCATTCAGAGTCCGAACTACAGATGA